From Ipomoea triloba cultivar NCNSP0323 chromosome 5, ASM357664v1, the proteins below share one genomic window:
- the LOC116019973 gene encoding ATP-dependent 6-phosphofructokinase 4, chloroplastic-like gives MELTVSSSLCSNTYTPLHFSRKASLFPIGYSRCLGSFRSLRETSFAYKDIRISRRKPSVCRLSCRVRAQNTEACDASDGHHVENENDGFLLDDVPHLTDYLPDLPAYTNPLKRTPAYAIVKKTFVSPEDVVARDIIVQRDSLRGVHFRRAGPREKVYFTPEEVRACIVTCGGLCPGINTVIREIVCGLKNMYGVDDVLGIQGGYRGFYSKNTMKLTPKIVNDIHKRGGTFLQTSRGGHDTKKIVDNIEDRGINQVYIIGGDGTQKGAAAIFKEVTERGLKVAVAGIPKTIDNDIAVIDKSFGFDTAVEEAQRAINAAHVEAECMDNGVGIVKLMGRHSGSIALYATLASRDVDCCLIPESPFYLEGPDGLFQYIDQRLKENGHVLIVLAEGAGQEYVAQSMQAFDGKDASGNRLLLDVGLWLTHKVKDHFTNAQKMTINMKYIDPTYMIRAIPSNASDNIYCTLLSQSAVHGAMAGYTGFTVGPVNSRHVYIPIERVTESQNRVNLTDRIWARLLASTNQPTFLHKCEAIRERVDKKTMDAINDQRITSI, from the exons ATGGAGTTAACTGTTTCATCGTCGCTCTGCTCTAACACTTATACGCCGCTTCATTTCTCCCGAAAAGCATCGCTGTTTCCTATCGGTTATTCCCGATGTCTAGGATCGTTTCGTTCTCTTCGAGAAACGAGTTTCGCATATAAAGATATTAGGATCTCTCGCCGGAAACCGTCGGTTTGCCGCCTAAGCTGCCGTGTTAGGGCGCAGAATACAGAGGCTTGCGATGCTAGTGATGGTCATCATGTGGAAAATGAAAACGATGGTTTTCTGCTCGATGATGTTCCTCATTTGACCGATTATCTCCCTGATCTACCG GCCTATACGAATCCCTTGAAAAGGACTCCGGCATATGCGATAGTCAA GAAAACCTTTGTCAGCCCGGAAGACGTTGTAGCTCGAGAT ATTATTGTTCAGAGAGACAGTTTGAGAGGTGTACATTTTAGACGTGCAGGGCCTAGAGAAAAG GTTTATTTCACTCCTGAAGAAGTGCGTGCTTGTATTGTAACATGTGGTGGTCTTTGCCCAGGAATCAATACTGTTATCCGAGAGATAGTATGTGGCTTAAAAAATATGTATGGAGTAGATGATGTGCTTGGGATTCAG GGAGGCTATAGAGGATTTTACTCTAAAAACACCATGAAGTTGACACCAAAAATTGTTAACGATATTCACAAGCGAGGTGGTACCTTTCTTCAAACCTCTAGAGGAGGTCATGATACCAAGAAGATTGTAGACAACATTGAAGACCGTGGAATAAATCAg GTTTACATAATTGGAGGGGATGGCACTCAAAAAGGTGCTGCTGCAATTTTCAAG GAAGTTACAGAAAGGGGCCTTAAAGTGGCTGTAGCAGGGATTCCCAAGACCATTGATAATGACATTGCT GTAATAGACAAATCCTTTGGCTTTGATACTGCTGTTGAGGAAGCTCAGAGAGCGATTAATGCTGCACATGTGGAGGCAGAATGCATGGATAATGGAGTAGGGATAGTAAAGCTTATGGGTCGACACAGTG GGTCCATTGCTTTGTATGCCACTTTGGCAAGCCGAGATGTG GACTGTTGCTTGATTCCTGAGTCCCCCTTCTATTTAGAAGGTCCAGACGGTCTATTTCAATATATTGATCAAAGGCTTAAGGAAAATGGGCATGTGTTGATTGTATTGGCAGAAGGTGCCGGGCAGGAATACGTTGCTCAGAGTATGCAAGCTTTTGATGGGAAAGATGCATCTGGAAACAGACTATTATTAGATGTTGGTCTGTGGTTAACACACAAGGTTAAG GATCATTTTACGAATGCTCAGAAGATGACAATTAATATGAAATACATAG ACCCCACATACATGATCCGAGCAATCCCAAGTAATGCATCAGATAACATCTACTGCACACTTCTTTCACAAAGTGCTGTTCATGGAGCAATGGCAGGGTATACAGGTTTCACTGTTGGACCTGTAAACAGcagacatgtttatataccaatAGAG CGTGTGACTGAGAGTCAAAACAGGGTGAACTTGACAGACAGGATCTGGGCTCGGCTTCTTGCGTCCACTAATCAACCAACTTTCCTGCATAAGTGCGAGGCTATTCGAGAAAGAGTTGATAAGAAGACTATGGATGCCATCAATGACCAAAGGATTACTTCTATCTAG
- the LOC116020104 gene encoding pentatricopeptide repeat-containing protein At5g66520-like: MPMMILHTVSNPSPPKAPTTAFKSNAFQGVESCSTMAELKQLHAQFIKLGLSCDNDAMGRVIKFCALSESGDLNYALKVFDTLPEPDTFIYNTIIRGYLKGQFPESSVPFYSQMLLNSVMPNNFTFPPLIRCCCIANAIGEGKQVHGHVIKFGFGSDGFSRNNLIHMYVNFNCLEEARRVFDRLPVKDDVACTTLISGYAQWGYLNEALSVFGSMPEEKNSVCWNAMIASYVKNDRFYEAFALFQRMRAKGVTIDKFVAASILSACTGLGALKQGEWIHDYIKKSDIYVDPKLATTIIDMYCKCGCLDKAFDFFNGLPVKGISSWNCMIGGFAMHGKGEAAIKLLKEMEREKVVPDYITFVNVLSACSHSGLIEEGKHYFNYMTKTYGIEAGMEHYGCLVDMLGRAGLLEEARRVIEEMPISPDVGVLGALLGACRIHNNLGLGEDIGKKVIELEPHNSGRYVLLANLYANAGRWEDVAKVRKLMNDRGVKKPPGYSMVELGGVVDEFIAGGRTHPQAREIYGKVHEMLDRIRLEGYEAETHEMSEEERENPVYYHSEKLAIGYGLLKTEAGETIRITKNLRVCQDCHQASKLISKVYNREIIVRDRNRFHHFKGGECSCNDYW, from the coding sequence ATGCCCATGATGATTCTTCACACTGTATCCAACCCTTCACCACCCAAAGCCCCCACCACTGCCTTCAAATCCAATGCCTTTCAGGGAGTTGAGTCGTGCTCAACAATGGCGGAGCTAAAGCAGCTCCATGCCCAATTCATAAAGCTTGGCCTTTCATGTGACAATGATGCCATGGGCCGAGTCATCAAGTTCTGTGCCCTATCTGAATCTGGAGACTTGAACTATGCCCTTAAGGTGTTTGATACACTGCCTGAACCAGATACCTTCATATACAACACCATTATCAGAGGGTACTTAAAAGGCCAGTTTCCTGAAAGTTCAGTTCCTTTTTACTCCCAAATGTTACTGAACTCAGTCATGCCCAATAACTTCACTTTCCCTCCGCTAATTCGCTGCTGTTGCATCGCCAATGCGATTGGAGAAGGAAAGCAGGTACATGGTCATGTGATCAAGTTTGGATTTGGGTCTGATGGGTTTTCCCGGAACAATCTGATCCATATGTATGTGAATTTCAACTGCTTGGAAGAAGCTAGGAGGGTGTTTGATAGGTTGCCGGTGAAAGATGATGTTGCGTGTACAACGCTAATTAGCGGGTATGCTCAGTGGGGGTATCTTAATGAAGCTTTGAGTGTTTTTGGGTCAATGCCGGAGGAAAAGAACTCTGTCTGTTGGAATGCTATGATCGCATCATATGTCAAGAATGACCGCTTTTACGAGGCATTTGCTTTATTTCAGAGAATGCGGGCTAAGGGCGTTacaattgataaatttgttgCGGCAAGTATTTTATCGGCTTGTACGGGACTAGGAGCTCTAAAGCAAGGGGAGTGGATACACGACTACATCAAGAAAAGCGACATTTATGTGGACCCCAAGTTGGCAACGACGATTATTGATATGTACTGCAAATGTGGATGCTTGGATAAGGCATTCGATTTCTTTAATGGGCTTCCGGTGAAAGGGATTTCGTCTTGGAATTGCATGATTGGAGGGTTTGCAATGCACGGCAAAGGAGAGGCAGCAATTAAGcttttgaaggaaatggaaagGGAGAAGGTAGTTCCCGATTACATTACCTTTGTGAATGTACTGAGTGCTTGTTCTCATTCGGGTTTGATTGAAGAAGGGAAACATTACTTCAATTATATGACCAAAACTTATGGCATTGAGGCAGGGATGGAGCATTATGGATGCTTGGTTGATATGCTTGGACGAGCGGGATTACTAGAGGAAGCCAGGAGAGTAATCGAGGAAATGCCTATTAGCCCAGACGTAGGCGTCCTGGGTGCCCTTCTTGGAGCCTGTAGAATCCATAACAACTTGGGTCTCGGTGAAGATATCGGGAAGAAAGTAATCGAGTTGGAGCCTCACAACAGCGGGCGCTACGTGCTGCTAGCCAATCTATATGCCAATGCTGGTAGATGGGAAGACGTGGCCAAAGTGCGAAAGCTGATGAACGACCGAGGAGTGAAGAAGCCCCCGGGCTACTCTATGGTCGAATTGGGTGGCGTGGTTGATGAGTTCATCGCGGGAGGAAGGACTCATCCTCAAGCACGAGAGATatacggtaaagtgcatgaaatgCTGGACAGAATTAGGCTCGAAGGCTACGAAGCCGAAACACATGAAATGAGCGAGGAGGAAAGAGAGAATCCAGTGTACTACCACAGCGAGAAATTGGCAATTGGGTATGGGTTGCTGAAGACCGAAGCGGGGGAAACCATTCGCATCACGAAGAATTTGCGAGTTTGTCAAGACTGTCACCAAGCCAGCAAGTTGATATCGAAAGTGTACAATCGAGAAATCATTGTTAGGGACAGGAATCGATTCCACCATTTTAAAGGAGGAGAGTGTTCTTGTAACGACTACTGGTAA